The genomic region GAAAAGTCATgctaaaaatatatgaacactTTGAACTATGAAAAGGTTGaattaaatagaaaattataAAGGCAGTTAGAAAATGAAATGGCTATACTTAATCTAtacttaatgcaaaaaaaaagcTGAGAGGATACTAATAACTAAATGTTTGTTGATGTATTAtgggctgaaaccattttggTAAGGGGTTTGTAGGTAGACTGTTTAGAAGCCCTTTCAGGGCTATCCTgatttcaaatttgaagcaaCATGTATTTCCAGTTCAATATAGAAGAACagctttatataaatgttatatctaAATACACCATTTgtgataatataataatatcaaattgttcCTAATCATAATATCTCTAATTTTATCTCACTAATTCAAGACACTagatttaacaaaacataattcTACGAACATCATCAAGAGGTGAACATACAGTTTTATGTATGAATATAGTAGAGATTGAGAAAAGATTAAGAATGAAGAATAAACACAATAGCACCACACAATTATTGAcacatcaaacaaataaataataaaaattgaccgacattttattgaaactttatatgATAAGATAtagaaagaaattaaaaattaaatatactCATTAGAGGAAAACCTTCCgcaaaatatacacacaaaataTCATACAGCTAGCATTGAGAAAGTGAGTCTTCTGTACATTAAATGCCCGTGATTATGATGTCTGCAACTATGTTTCCTGGTTACGATACGAGATCCTGTTCTTCAGAACACACACTCATCATATTCAAAGCCACCAAGTTATCATATCTCTTAGCACTGTCAATGGCTTGAATATTATTCCACTGTTTCCGTATGATATATGCTGCCATCTAACATGTGTGTTTTGAATCTGATTGCTGCACAGTTTTAAAATCATACTGTGACCTGCACTTATTCCCTGGCCCTGGCAAACTATACGCCCGTTTGCTGATAATTTCGGATGCCCAGCGGCTTTCGTAAGGCCTGAAAATATAGgagaaaatatgtcaaatcttatttttaaatgttataatataaacacTTGTGTACAATTTAGTACctaaaatctttcaaaaacaatgcCATAAAAATTATCTTTAAGCAATAGAGGAATGCTCAAATACTTGAAAGTAATAATTGCATACTACATAACTCTGCTTCAGGGCTTCATTACTGTTAATGTAATAGTAGGCCTATTTTACTTGGTAGTCAATAAGTTAGTGACAATGAGGTGAAAGGAAAAGTAAAACTGACTGATCATATTCAAACTTATATGTGAAGTGAGTGAGaattcaattttaacaattagCCTTAAACAAGTAGAGTGTATTGCATCAATATATTACTTATTAAGACAACATTTCATAGTCAACCTGCAAAAAGTGAAAACTTAGTGACTTATTGCTGAAACAAACTTTGGCTACACATACATGTCTGCATAAACATGTAGGTCGAAAGgcctatttttatttattttaaaaagtatgtatCTGTAGCCAGTCAAGTGCAATGGTGAAAGAGTGAATACCAACAGTGCACAGAACGGGTGTGGATGTCACGTACCGCTGCTATCTACGGCTACTCCGCCTGTGACACTACAGCAAACCATGGTAAACAGACATGGAGCAGTATCGCATGCTTACACGtgtacacacatacacacaacaaaACTCACAAACATACgcataaataaatctgaatttTTAGAGAGTATTGCACATTGACTTTACAAGTAAGCATGAAACTTATGAACAAAACTTAGCACATAAATTCCAAATCATTAAAAGAACACTGTAAGTTACTGAGCAGGCATTAAAAGATGCTAAGAATCCAAGCATGTTTTAAAACTTGTCATCTTCAGATGGTTGTGTCATTGTCAATTTGCTTTTCTTAGGGGttcgtttaatttttgacatCAAAGAGCCTAAAAGTTTCTTTGGCGTATTTCCAGCATCAGGCTTTATTTTGGGTAACGGCTTGAAATTATGAATGTTTTCCTTCATTTCATCCAGTTCATTCTTTGTCATGTCAGGCATCTGGGTGTATACAATTTGACCATCAGGCACATTTGAGGGAGGAAATAACCTCTGTCTTTTACCAAAGGTTTCTTGTTCCGTCTCCCGTTGCTTCCACATTTCCCGGACGTTCGGAGTTGAGAGAGGCTGGTTTAGTTTTCTCCGCGGGGTTTTAATGTGACTGTGAGAGTATGCTCGGGAGGACTTTCGGAGGTAATCTGGAGAGTCATGCAAGTGTCGGATGTGGGAGCCGGAAGAAAGAATAGACACAGAGGCAGAATCATTTACATCAAGTCTGTTAGAATTCCTTGGTGTGGTAATTTCATGAGAGGATACTGGCAGGGTTTCGTAGGTTTTAGATTGAGATGCAAATGGCAAGTCATTGATTTCTTCATAAATATGTTCAGAACTTATCTGTCTTTCTCGTAATGACGGTTTTTTCTCCCGAGTTGCCTGTTCTTGACCATGATTTGGAAATGTAAGCTTTCTTTTTGTGCCAAAACTAGGCGGAGGTGGCTTTGATGATGGCAGCCAATTTCTCAAATTTGTATCAGAACTAGCTTTATTAAACGAGTCAGTTTCATCATTGGATTGTGTGTATGTCATGCTAGCTGATTTTGTCAtagttgtttttccatgttgaTCCTTTAATCGTGAAACATCTGTAGCACTAGAAAGAGCTGGATTCACCAAGTATGCACTACTAGGTGTCTCAGCACCCCTCTTCCTTTCAAAGCCATCTTCAAACAACTTAGACCTCAAACTAACTTTCGGGGTCCTGACTCTATTACTATTAGTAAAGCGATCAAGCATGGTTGGATGATTGCCTCTCTTTGATGAGTACTTAGAAGCAGAGAAAGTGGGAGGGGGCTTTACAAACTCTGGTGAATCCTGAACATGGCTGATGGGCGATTGTGACACACCTGACTGAAACACTGAATTGTTAGTGGACCCTGGGGAATGGATGCTCATTTTTTCTGAGAATTTCTTGCTTAAATTTGGAGTGGACTGGACAGGGACAGTTACAGCTGACTGTACTAGATAAGGTTCATCTCCTACGTCATCGTATATGACATCTGTGTTGGATATCACCGGATGATACACAGAGACCGATGTCGGCCTTGTTTCTTCAGTAGTTGCTTTAGCCgaggttttattttcaaacatgtttttccTACTAAGAACCACTGATCCTGGAGTTAATCTGTCATTAGCCTGAGTCATTAAGTCTGTGTCTGACCTAGCCCTGAGTCCAATACCCGTCTTTGAGGGAGGCTGAAGTCCGGTTACACTAGAAGATCTAGGCAATAGCGATGTATTCGGGTTCCATGAAGCAGAATTTTGTGAAAAGTTCAATGATGAGCTACAGACACCAGTACTCTCATTAACAACGCTACTGTTAGGCCCATTTGGGGTGGCTTTGGTCTGAAAGAAGCTGACAAGTTTACCCACCTGGCTGGCTGTCTGAGGTTGTTTTTGTATGAAGCCCTGTTGGCGGGTGAGGCGAACACTGGACCGGTCCAGCGTCTGGGGGCTAAACCCGATACTGAAGGCAACACTCTCCCGCTTGTTGGATGCCTGCAAGTGCATAGCGTCACACAAAACACTTGCTTGTATTCAAGTTTGTTGGAACATCTTGTGAAagctttatatttcatcatttaaaaataagcCTTTTCCTTGTagtaaatacatttgtatttagaaCTAAGAACAGATAGTGCATAATACACAAGCTTAAAATGAGCTTAACAAGCTCATAATGAGCTTAACAGTATTTAGTACAGCTGCCCTCAGTTTAGCTTCAATAAGGTAGGAAAAGTGACTCAACAAGTATCCTTCCAACAGTAGAAGCAATAGTTTGAAGTACCTTTTTGCCAGAGTTCTCATTAGCACCCAGGCGAGGAGTGGAATTTTTAGGAGTTCTTTTCGGTGTGCGTCTACTCCTTGTTGAGCTAGGTGTGCGAGGGGACTTGGAGGATTTTGTGGACAAACGTCTACCGCCAGGAGATTTAGACCCTTTCGAGTTTCGCCGGGAGTTGGCTGGTGTTGGTGGACCAGGCTTTTGGTAAACACACCCAGTCTTAGCCTggaaaataaaagtaatgataaGCCTTCATTGACACCCTTTATCATAGTTGAAACTATACTTATACTATTATTAccaaagtaaaataaaatctctttaaaataataagtttccATTAAAcgttatgtaaaaataaatgaaagtagGAAAACAAACTATTATAAAAGCAATTTCATACCAGTTTATTTTTGCTGTCTGAGTCACTGCTAGACTCTCCGTCCCAGCCCTGTTTCCTTTTCTTCCCGCTGTCTGTCACATCAGTGTTTGTTCTGGACCGGGTACCAATGGTGCTCTCCCGTAAGGCGTCATCCTGGAACCGGTTTGGCTTGCAGCGCTGGGTCTCTACAGGGTATGAGGTTTTCAGATGGGCAGGACACATGGTGTTGCGGCGAGACAACTCCCCGATACGGCCCCACTCCATTTCCATCGGCTCATCCTCACAGGAATACAGGCCACCAGTGCCTCCTGGAATATAGGTTTAGAgaattattaacaaaacaggatttaaaatggtatttgaaaaaatttacaaaattagaTTTGTGAGTTCGGGAGTTCTCTCCCTATACAATTTTGGTTTTCATTCCTAAATTGATGCATTTCCAGGCTATAACAAAATGCTGATTAAAAGAGAGCACAGGAtagtttatcattgttttgaagcaGATGCAAAGTCCTTCAGTCATCTTGCATTAAGCTTATCAGGCAAAATTGGTTCACCCAATAGAAACTGTAATTCTACTCACGTGGAACAGAAGATGTTGAGCTGATGGAATCAAAGCTGGTGATGCTACGGTTCAAGGTAGTTGTTGACTCTCTGGAACGGAGCCGCATGGCAAGGGATGTCGCAGACCCAATACTGATTGTGTCCACATCGTTACCACTAAGAACAAGAAAAAAAcggtttgaaaatgttttttcttcagAAGAATATATTCCAAGGTCACTTCTAGTTCATGATGCATGTcaaaaagaaattgtcaaaattattcTTAAACTCCAATGAATTCACACTGTAACCAGGGTAAtctttatatatcaaaatgaaatagaatAAAATTATCACATGATGTGACAGAATagatacatttttgtattaagcTTAGTTAACAATGTAAGAGAAAAAGTCCCctacctaaatgttgtttctaACCTGTTCATAATAGATGAGCTAACGCTCTTAGAGATTCGTTTGCGTGTTCGACTGAGGCGGGTGCCCGGTGTAAGAGTGGTTTCCTTCGAGGAATCAAACAAGGAGCTGGATCGCTTCTTGTTCTCTATAACTGTGTCCTCCTCTGTCATTGATGGCACAGATGATGGATGGTTCTCTGTAAaggtttgtatgtttttatagtcatattataagttttaatgaaaacagTCATTAGCATTAACTTTATGAGGCAGAAAGGGTGCTCATGCTGGCCtcaatgagggcagaagggttctacaaaataaatacagGGTACACCACCCGTCCATAACTCTTTAACCAAAATCCTATTTTATGAAACAAGCAAACTTTATCTAGTCAAAGTTGTATTTAACCTCCATCAATCAGATACACAAACATATTGCATATATCATTTAGAGCATAAAGATCCTCCACGTACCCATGAAGCTGGCGTCTATTGGGTTGTCTCTGTCTGATAGCATGCGCTGGAAGTCGGAGGGGTCCCCAAGGAAGACGGCATTACCCTTGTCTAGCTGCTGCTGGTACTCTCGCAGTTTCCGCTCAGCCAGGTCCAGCTGGGCTTGCACTCTGTTTAACTCTGAGGCTGGATAGATATGAATGTGGATAGATTATAAGCATGAAATATTCTCACTGCTATACATACTTGATCAACAAAGTATAAAACAAGCTGTAAAAGAattctctttttatttttatttttaagtaaatcatttcaatatataattaaaatctgtGTAGTTCTTCATTCACAGGAGGAATCATATAGAAACTTACCAAGTTTTTTGTTCTTGGCCACCTCCACATTGTACTTGTCAGTCATGGGAGCCATCATGTTGGCGTACTTGTCCTCAATGGCGCGGGCGTTCTCCAGAGCCTGGGTTTGCTCCCTGATGCGGCCCTCCAGCTCAGCAATGATGGACTTCTTCTTGTTGTAATGAACCTTGTACTGGTCATTAATGTTCTGCAGGTTCTCTCTTTCCTTTGTCTCTGCTTTCAGCTTCTCTGCAACCTGTGTAGGAGGATTGAGTAAATCTTTAGATTTTCactaaaatgcttaaaactgcaatctttttaaattttttaactCCATCTTCAATAACTGAACATCATTTGGTTATTACTATAACAGAAAATTGTGAAGAGTTTTGATTCTACAGCATAGATATTGAATTGAAAGTCAACATGCATCACCAGCCTTacttcaatttttgaaaatataaataaaatgaatcatAATACTATTTAATATAACGAAGaaagtatgtaaattaaatgcCTGTTATTTTTTTCGTACCTGACTCAGCTCTGCATTAGAGATCTCCAGGGTAGTCTTCTGCTCCCTCAGTTTCTGCAAATCTTCGTCGTACTTACTAGTCAGGCTTGCTATTTCTGCCTGCAGAGACTCCAGCTAGAATATCAGAATTTAGTTAAAATACCATAGTAATTTGAGCAAAGTTATATATATACGTGTTGGAAAACAAAAATTCTTttaagcaaaaacatttttttgtgatcTCCACTAACAATTCAATTTACCTGCATGGCACCTCGGGAGTTCACCTCGGTCAACCTCTTGCACTCATCACCTTGGAGGACCAACTTTCCATTCATCTTGCTGATCTGTTCCCGCAGTGCGGTTCCCTTCTCCTCTAGCTGACGCACAGCCTCCTGGGAGCTGTGAAGCTGCATTTCAAGCTCCTGACACCGCGTCTCCAGTCGGCTCCGCTTCTCTGCCAAATCCTCATATCGTGCCTCCAGCTCTGTCTGTGACTTCTGTACAACCTCCTGTTTAAGAAATGATAGTCACTTATTATATCAAGTTGTTAAACTACTTCcagtcaacttttttttaagggtaaaaattatttaaatcatttatttaatatgtttaactttACACAACTTCATATTGCTTATgcaataaattgaatttaacaaacaaacaaatgtattagCTGTTACTTACATAGCACTTCTGCGTGGCCTGCAGCTGCCTCTCCAGCTCCATCTTCTCCACATTTGCCATGCGGCTATCAGTGTCAGCCTGGGTATGAGCCTGCTCCAGGTGGGCCGTAGCCTCCGCTTCCAGGGAACTTAGCTGTACCTCCAACTGACGTTTCTCTTCCTCAACTGCAGCCAGCTGAAATTACGATTTAAAGAtttgtattacatttaaaatatatattcagtttgaaaataTCATGATATCTAGAAACCTTCATCATTCTTTAGTTTATGAGACAAGTGGCCATctgtttattcattattttaatttgcaaaatGCTCATCTATTTTTTAATTCACCAACGGGTTACTGTAAGAAGTGTTAAAGCAAGCCAGGAAAGCACTGGCTAGTACATGTTATAACCCACATTTTCATTGTTCACACAAGGGTTTCAAGTTtcttttgaatatcttaaatatatttttattagtcATTGGCGAAGTATATGCAATTTATACACACCTGTTGTTGGAGACTGGAGTGTTCAGCTGTGAGGGTGTCATTCTGGTCTCGAGTATATTCCAGCTGCCTGGCAAGCTCGGCCCTCTCTCCTCGCTCCTTTGTGACATCATCCTGGCTCACCAACAACTCTTTCTCCAGTTCAGATATCTTCTCCTCCCGCTCCATCTGCATGCTCCCAGACTCTGAGATCATTCCCTCAAGTTCACTGATCTTTTTGTTCAGAGCCACTATTTCTGCTTGAAGTTTAGCATTTTCTTCTTTAGCTGCTTCCATTTGTTCATCTAGTGACTTCTTCACTGCTTCAAATTCTTTAATTCTTTCATCCCGTTCATGGATCTTCTTCCTTGTTTCCTTTTCATTAGTTTCAATCATGTTCTCATATTGGCATTTCATTTGAGAGAACCTTGATTTTAAGTCTTCGTTTTCCTCGCTCAACTTTTCTTCCATATCGCACATCATCTGCCTGTAGTTGACATTCTGCTCTTCAAATTTAACGTTCAAACTTTCAATCTCTTGCTTTTTCTCAGCAACAACCTTTTCAAGACCTTGCAATCTTTCTCTGAAAGCCTCCTCTTGACTGGCAATGTAAACTTCTTTGTCACTGGTCAATCTGAGCATCTTGTCATCATAGTTGTTCTCCATCTCTTCAATCTGTCTCTTCATTTCATCTGTCTGTTCTTGTGTCCCTCTTGCGTACTCTTCCTCTAGTTCCTCACACTGGGATCGCCAGTAGCTCTCAGTCTCCACAAGTTTTTCCTTCAATTCATTTTCAGTCAACTCCTTTTCTTCCAGTAACTTATTTACAGAGTCCAGTGAAGCTTTGAAGTCTACAGCTGCTTGTTCTTTCTCTGCTGTTAACAGCTCCACTGTCTGCTTGGCTTGAAGAATTTCAGACTGACACTCAGTAAGcttctgttttatttcactatttTCCTTTTCAAGATCTCCACTAACAACCCTTAATTGTTcaagtgtttcatttaaatgattcatCTCTGCTGCACTTTGTTCTTTTAACTTTGTAAATGTCTCCTCggttgaaataaatttaacttTCTCAGCTTCCAGTTCTTGGTTCAATATTTCAACTTCAGCACTATATCTGTTTCTCTGCTGTTCTGTCTCTTCCTGTAAAGACTCAATGTTCAGTCTAAGTTTCGACATCTCAGTTTCTTTTTCAGATATTGCGTGATGCATATCATACTTCATCTGTTTACCTTCATCCAGCAGATTCTTTATGGCAAGATTATCTGCTTCCACATTTATCAACGCTGATCTGAGCGACTTTTCTGTGTCTTTTAGGTAATCCAACTGAGAAGACATGGAGGCAACTTGAGCATCTTTCTCAGCCATAGCAAACTCCATCTCCATTATGTTGCTTTGTTGGCTTTCAACAGTACTCTGATATTTCTCCTCCTTTTTCTGGAAACTGTTTTCCATTTCTTCTGCAGTCTTCTTCACTGCTTCAACTTCTTCTTTAAGTTCACAAATTTCTGCATCTTTAGCACTAAGTTTTGACTCATATGTCTGAGCACTGCTTGATAGTTCTTCTTTAACTGCTTTGATATCTTCAagatttttcttaatttgagaCTCAAGTTGTTCCTTCTCTGCAGAAAATTGTTTGGCTGAAACTTCCAATTGCTCTTCCATACTATGTTTACTATTTGCACTTTCAGCTTTCACAGACTGGATATCATCCAAGTATTGCTTAATTTGTGCTTCTAACTTCTCTTTTTCTGAAGAGAACTGTTTAACCACATTTTCAATCTGACTTTTAAGTGTCAGTTTTTCTGCTTCGTCTTTCTCATGCCTTTCTGAGAACTGTTTAAGGTGATTGTCATACTCAACAATGTTTTTCTGAGCTTCTTCCAGATCGCCAGACACTTGATTATGTCTGAATTGCATCTCCTTAATCTGCTCGCACGCCCTGGAAACCTCAGACTTTTCTTTTTCCAGTTTTTCACTCAAGTTTTGAAGTTGTTTTTTGAGTGTTTGACATTCCTCAGACACAAGTTTGTTTGACTGTTTGAGGTCATTGACCTCTTCTTTGTATGTATTCTCCAATTCTTCCATCTTTTTCTCCATTCCCTCCGTCTTATTCTGGCCAGATGATTTCACATTTTCAAGTTCAAGATTCAGCCTATGCACTTCACGTTCTGCTGCTTTCTTCTCCTTTGTCATAGATGACAGACTACAAGACAGATCATCAATCTCACCAGCACATGACTTCTTCAGACCGtcaatctcttctgccaatcttTCAATTTTCTCTAACCTCTCTTCAGATGTTGCCTTAACTGCTTTCAAGTGGTCTTCCAGCTCCGAATACCTCTCActgctttttttcttttgttgctCAGCGCTAGTCAACCGCTGGTTCACCTCAGCTTCCAATGCAAGGATCTTCTCATTGAGTCTGGATTTTGCGTTCTCCATTTCAAGTTTAAGTTTAGAAACTTCATCATTGTGGTTTTCCTCCAGAGTCTGTTTTTCAGCTTTTAGAGACTTCACAACGTTTCCACCGACTTCTTTTTCAACTTCAAGCTCCTGAAATATACCATGACAAAAGAAtgtaagcatttatttttttataattataatcagTTGTAATAGTGAACaactatataaataaacttttttaactggtaaataagtaaaatactatgaataaaacatagaaacatatatatagataaatataatatacacttattattaaaacatatcatttcaaaacatttccttatataatcatatatctttaaaaggaaaaagcaattaaaactaacacttaATGTACAGAAAATGTAACTTTGTGTACCTTGTTAGCCATTTTGAGCTGTGATCGAGCCTGTCCCAGCTCAGTCTCAAGGTCCCCACATCGTGACTTCAGACCGTCTCTGGCCTCAATCAGATCTGCCTCGCTGCCCTCAAGTCTCACCTGGGCCTCTGTGAGCCCAGCCACCTGCTGGGTGAGGGCCCGTATCTCCTCCTGGCTGACCTTGAGTTGAGTCTCGAGACTGGCTACCTGAGACTGAGCCTGTTGAAGGGTGGCTGCAGTCTTTTCCAGATCCACTTCCAAAGACATGGCATTCCTCTTGGTCTC from Mya arenaria isolate MELC-2E11 chromosome 3, ASM2691426v1 harbors:
- the LOC128228370 gene encoding myosin-7-like isoform X1; protein product: MDLDKKLTLVNWFNVVSDSHIQSFGDLNDGIKIVQLLQSCGDILTQDIVPDTSESRLAAIKNYLEAFYRQSFADNQIINFDGLSSNSLHGDAFDFEMGKLLLALLCCLVQEKCRRRFIDPAINMPDRQQHLIKEMVEYIVCSASEQLTQEFGNILKKPTDTDTINCDAVPFFKLVASGNYDASLCQSQTSTPCSQKAGKGAAGHADNEIPPVFKMYTNSPGAANTSGLSIRDLSSPLRVMSLSSPISPLGALMQSPQLAQKALLRQKNKEQKRLEAALENERHLRGELELDLRERTTQIQDRDIRVRDMERQLSEARKLRDQLDELETVRQENEGLNKDVRELKVRLSEQRNIREQNTMLERENREALQDLANAKEELKFLESVKKASEEYRAQCHKQQLYVSDLEARVQHWEQEVGSLRDQLCETDNSRQVAVNNCNQLRREKEELEELLGANNACITGASPVFAGETMSVVTEKRLAEVQAKYEEMRASWIDPHQHDSIRKQLDLEQQTKQSYEEKYIETKRNAMSLEVDLEKTAATLQQAQSQVASLETQLKVSQEEIRALTQQVAGLTEAQVRLEGSEADLIEARDGLKSRCGDLETELGQARSQLKMANKELEVEKEVGGNVVKSLKAEKQTLEENHNDEVSKLKLEMENAKSRLNEKILALEAEVNQRLTSAEQQKKKSSERYSELEDHLKAVKATSEERLEKIERLAEEIDGLKKSCAGEIDDLSCSLSSMTKEKKAAEREVHRLNLELENVKSSGQNKTEGMEKKMEELENTYKEEVNDLKQSNKLVSEECQTLKKQLQNLSEKLEKEKSEVSRACEQIKEMQFRHNQVSGDLEEAQKNIVEYDNHLKQFSERHEKDEAEKLTLKSQIENVVKQFSSEKEKLEAQIKQYLDDIQSVKAESANSKHSMEEQLEVSAKQFSAEKEQLESQIKKNLEDIKAVKEELSSSAQTYESKLSAKDAEICELKEEVEAVKKTAEEMENSFQKKEEKYQSTVESQQSNIMEMEFAMAEKDAQVASMSSQLDYLKDTEKSLRSALINVEADNLAIKNLLDEGKQMKYDMHHAISEKETEMSKLRLNIESLQEETEQQRNRYSAEVEILNQELEAEKVKFISTEETFTKLKEQSAAEMNHLNETLEQLRVVSGDLEKENSEIKQKLTECQSEILQAKQTVELLTAEKEQAAVDFKASLDSVNKLLEEKELTENELKEKLVETESYWRSQCEELEEEYARGTQEQTDEMKRQIEEMENNYDDKMLRLTSDKEVYIASQEEAFRERLQGLEKVVAEKKQEIESLNVKFEEQNVNYRQMMCDMEEKLSEENEDLKSRFSQMKCQYENMIETNEKETRKKIHERDERIKEFEAVKKSLDEQMEAAKEENAKLQAEIVALNKKISELEGMISESGSMQMEREEKISELEKELLVSQDDVTKERGERAELARQLEYTRDQNDTLTAEHSSLQQQLAAVEEEKRQLEVQLSSLEAEATAHLEQAHTQADTDSRMANVEKMELERQLQATQKCYEVVQKSQTELEARYEDLAEKRSRLETRCQELEMQLHSSQEAVRQLEEKGTALREQISKMNGKLVLQGDECKRLTEVNSRGAMQLESLQAEIASLTSKYDEDLQKLREQKTTLEISNAELSQVAEKLKAETKERENLQNINDQYKVHYNKKKSIIAELEGRIREQTQALENARAIEDKYANMMAPMTDKYNVEVAKNKKLASELNRVQAQLDLAERKLREYQQQLDKGNAVFLGDPSDFQRMLSDRDNPIDASFMENHPSSVPSMTEEDTVIENKKRSSSLFDSSKETTLTPGTRLSRTRKRISKSVSSSIMNSGNDVDTISIGSATSLAMRLRSRESTTTLNRSITSFDSISSTSSVPRGTGGLYSCEDEPMEMEWGRIGELSRRNTMCPAHLKTSYPVETQRCKPNRFQDDALRESTIGTRSRTNTDVTDSGKKRKQGWDGESSSDSDSKNKLAKTGCVYQKPGPPTPANSRRNSKGSKSPGGRRLSTKSSKSPRTPSSTRSRRTPKRTPKNSTPRLGANENSGKKASNKRESVAFSIGFSPQTLDRSSVRLTRQQGFIQKQPQTASQALRKPLGIRNYQQTGV
- the LOC128228370 gene encoding myosin-7-like isoform X2; this translates as MDLDKKLTLVNWFNVVSDSHIQSFGDLNDGIKIVQLLQSCGDILTQDIVPDTSESRLAAIKNYLEAFYRQSFADNQIINFDGLSSNSLHGDAFDFEMGKLLLALLCCLVQEKCRRRFIDPAINMPDRQQHLIKEMVEYIVCSASEQLTQEFGNILKKPTVASGNYDASLCQSQTSTPCSQKAGKGAAGHADNEIPPVFKMYTNSPGAANTSGLSIRDLSSPLRVMSLSSPISPLGALMQSPQLAQKALLRQKNKEQKRLEAALENERHLRGELELDLRERTTQIQDRDIRVRDMERQLSEARKLRDQLDELETVRQENEGLNKDVRELKVRLSEQRNIREQNTMLERENREALQDLANAKEELKFLESVKKASEEYRAQCHKQQLYVSDLEARVQHWEQEVGSLRDQLCETDNSRQVAVNNCNQLRREKEELEELLGANNACITGASPVFAGETMSVVTEKRLAEVQAKYEEMRASWIDPHQHDSIRKQLDLEQQTKQSYEEKYIETKRNAMSLEVDLEKTAATLQQAQSQVASLETQLKVSQEEIRALTQQVAGLTEAQVRLEGSEADLIEARDGLKSRCGDLETELGQARSQLKMANKELEVEKEVGGNVVKSLKAEKQTLEENHNDEVSKLKLEMENAKSRLNEKILALEAEVNQRLTSAEQQKKKSSERYSELEDHLKAVKATSEERLEKIERLAEEIDGLKKSCAGEIDDLSCSLSSMTKEKKAAEREVHRLNLELENVKSSGQNKTEGMEKKMEELENTYKEEVNDLKQSNKLVSEECQTLKKQLQNLSEKLEKEKSEVSRACEQIKEMQFRHNQVSGDLEEAQKNIVEYDNHLKQFSERHEKDEAEKLTLKSQIENVVKQFSSEKEKLEAQIKQYLDDIQSVKAESANSKHSMEEQLEVSAKQFSAEKEQLESQIKKNLEDIKAVKEELSSSAQTYESKLSAKDAEICELKEEVEAVKKTAEEMENSFQKKEEKYQSTVESQQSNIMEMEFAMAEKDAQVASMSSQLDYLKDTEKSLRSALINVEADNLAIKNLLDEGKQMKYDMHHAISEKETEMSKLRLNIESLQEETEQQRNRYSAEVEILNQELEAEKVKFISTEETFTKLKEQSAAEMNHLNETLEQLRVVSGDLEKENSEIKQKLTECQSEILQAKQTVELLTAEKEQAAVDFKASLDSVNKLLEEKELTENELKEKLVETESYWRSQCEELEEEYARGTQEQTDEMKRQIEEMENNYDDKMLRLTSDKEVYIASQEEAFRERLQGLEKVVAEKKQEIESLNVKFEEQNVNYRQMMCDMEEKLSEENEDLKSRFSQMKCQYENMIETNEKETRKKIHERDERIKEFEAVKKSLDEQMEAAKEENAKLQAEIVALNKKISELEGMISESGSMQMEREEKISELEKELLVSQDDVTKERGERAELARQLEYTRDQNDTLTAEHSSLQQQLAAVEEEKRQLEVQLSSLEAEATAHLEQAHTQADTDSRMANVEKMELERQLQATQKCYEVVQKSQTELEARYEDLAEKRSRLETRCQELEMQLHSSQEAVRQLEEKGTALREQISKMNGKLVLQGDECKRLTEVNSRGAMQLESLQAEIASLTSKYDEDLQKLREQKTTLEISNAELSQVAEKLKAETKERENLQNINDQYKVHYNKKKSIIAELEGRIREQTQALENARAIEDKYANMMAPMTDKYNVEVAKNKKLASELNRVQAQLDLAERKLREYQQQLDKGNAVFLGDPSDFQRMLSDRDNPIDASFMENHPSSVPSMTEEDTVIENKKRSSSLFDSSKETTLTPGTRLSRTRKRISKSVSSSIMNSGNDVDTISIGSATSLAMRLRSRESTTTLNRSITSFDSISSTSSVPRGTGGLYSCEDEPMEMEWGRIGELSRRNTMCPAHLKTSYPVETQRCKPNRFQDDALRESTIGTRSRTNTDVTDSGKKRKQGWDGESSSDSDSKNKLAKTGCVYQKPGPPTPANSRRNSKGSKSPGGRRLSTKSSKSPRTPSSTRSRRTPKRTPKNSTPRLGANENSGKKASNKRESVAFSIGFSPQTLDRSSVRLTRQQGFIQKQPQTASQALRKPLGIRNYQQTGV